The proteins below are encoded in one region of Sulfolobus islandicus Y.N.15.51:
- a CDS encoding AAA family ATPase has protein sequence MSTVSSNNSSILIGLSNNTIQLVLEIILTILFFLVPLIFWFYFSRRMMIGNTTRSRRPKIYIPNIRWDEVYDLKEVKMRLEEIAKMVQDGRAYGVILFGPPGTGKTTIAKALANKLGWAYFELRPSKILSKWYGESELLLDNFFDQVEMNTPAVVFIDELDSLAMSRQSDLHEVTHRLVNIMLMRLQDLHDKSLRVIIIGATNVPQEIDEAFLRPGRFDEVIYVALPDEKSREEIWRGYIKREDIDYSLLAKRSERFSPADIKNVVDKVLSKNNSPNTEDFLREIGNYKPSIQLSTIIKFENVARKYERSKLIIKTYGVPNISWNDLGDLEEVKRIIRESIVLPITSKEFAEKLGIYPVKGILLYGPPGTGKTSIAKALANDLRFNFIELSGEEVSSAGPLDAPKIIAEKFYVALDNAPAIIFIDEIDMIARNRMANEWRNALTELLRQMDGLREIHNVIVVGATNRPWDLDPAILRAGRFDKIIYVPPPDKDGREKILQVLIKDLIISKNIISKVAELTENYTPADLKLVVEEVKRNLLKEASISGNLRTEVKLEDFMNVLNRVKTSLDRQTLMMYEKFGFERR, from the coding sequence ATGTCGACAGTGTCTTCTAATAACTCTAGTATACTTATAGGATTGAGCAATAATACCATACAGCTTGTCTTAGAGATAATACTAACAATATTATTTTTTCTAGTTCCATTAATTTTCTGGTTTTATTTCTCAAGGAGGATGATGATAGGGAATACTACTAGAAGTAGAAGACCTAAGATCTATATTCCTAATATTAGATGGGATGAAGTGTATGATTTGAAAGAAGTTAAAATGAGATTAGAAGAGATAGCTAAAATGGTTCAAGATGGAAGGGCATATGGGGTTATACTCTTTGGCCCTCCTGGAACTGGTAAAACAACAATAGCGAAGGCCTTAGCGAATAAATTAGGCTGGGCTTACTTTGAGTTAAGACCAAGTAAAATATTGAGTAAGTGGTATGGTGAAAGTGAACTCTTGTTAGATAATTTCTTCGATCAAGTGGAAATGAACACACCAGCTGTTGTGTTTATAGACGAATTGGATAGCCTAGCTATGAGTAGGCAAAGTGATTTGCATGAGGTTACTCATAGGTTAGTAAATATAATGTTAATGAGACTTCAAGATTTACATGATAAGAGCTTAAGGGTGATAATAATTGGAGCAACGAATGTACCTCAGGAAATTGATGAAGCGTTTTTAAGACCTGGGAGATTTGACGAAGTAATTTACGTAGCATTACCGGATGAGAAGAGTAGAGAGGAGATATGGAGGGGTTATATAAAGAGAGAGGATATTGATTATTCCTTATTGGCAAAGAGGAGTGAGAGATTTTCTCCTGCAGACATTAAGAACGTTGTCGATAAGGTACTAAGTAAGAATAATAGTCCAAATACTGAGGATTTTCTACGGGAGATTGGGAATTATAAACCCTCTATTCAACTTTCAACTATAATTAAATTTGAAAATGTTGCTAGAAAGTACGAGAGGAGTAAGCTAATTATAAAGACTTATGGTGTTCCTAACATTTCTTGGAACGATTTAGGGGATTTAGAAGAGGTTAAGAGGATAATAAGGGAGTCCATAGTATTACCCATAACCAGCAAGGAGTTTGCAGAGAAACTGGGAATATATCCGGTTAAAGGTATACTGTTATATGGTCCACCCGGGACCGGAAAAACTAGTATTGCTAAGGCCCTAGCTAATGATCTGAGGTTCAATTTCATAGAACTGTCTGGAGAAGAGGTCAGTAGTGCAGGTCCTCTAGATGCCCCAAAGATTATAGCTGAGAAATTCTATGTTGCCCTAGATAATGCCCCAGCAATAATATTCATTGATGAGATAGATATGATAGCGAGGAATAGAATGGCTAATGAGTGGAGAAATGCATTGACGGAATTATTAAGGCAAATGGATGGTTTGAGGGAAATTCATAATGTAATAGTTGTTGGTGCAACTAATAGACCTTGGGACTTAGACCCCGCAATATTAAGGGCTGGCAGATTTGATAAGATAATTTATGTACCTCCGCCAGATAAGGATGGGAGAGAGAAAATATTACAAGTTCTTATTAAGGATTTGATTATTAGCAAAAATATTATTTCTAAAGTTGCTGAGCTTACTGAGAATTACACCCCAGCAGATTTAAAACTAGTTGTGGAGGAGGTAAAGAGGAATTTATTAAAAGAGGCCTCAATTAGTGGTAATTTGAGGACCGAAGTAAAACTGGAGGATTTCATGAACGTATTGAATAGAGTAAAAACGAGCTTAGATAGACAAACGTTGATGATGTACGAGAAATTCGGATTTGAAAGAAGATAA
- a CDS encoding creatininase family protein: MKLIEITRDEIREDLVGLVPVGSIEQHGPHLPMGTDSIISENVASKAEEKLKETTLLFPTVYYGVSLEHKGFPFISLSFQTAISFFNDLLESIFKDLGLRRIIIVNGHGGNSYFLPLVQREFNMKYSNAKVMIFNIFGEEEKLLFNVNDLHAGTVETSKIYAIDKRVVRLNKIEEIKSYDVRDGVFVYYSTKEANQFGVLNDGKPIRIDEELGKKILADTVNKLIWLILNFKV; the protein is encoded by the coding sequence ATGAAATTAATAGAAATAACAAGGGATGAGATAAGGGAGGATCTAGTCGGATTAGTGCCAGTTGGAAGTATAGAACAACATGGCCCCCACTTGCCAATGGGTACTGATAGTATAATTTCGGAAAATGTAGCTTCTAAAGCAGAGGAAAAATTAAAGGAGACTACGCTACTCTTTCCCACAGTATATTATGGTGTATCTTTAGAACACAAGGGTTTTCCTTTCATCTCTTTATCCTTTCAAACCGCAATCTCGTTCTTTAATGATTTACTTGAAAGCATTTTCAAGGATTTGGGACTAAGGAGGATAATCATAGTCAATGGTCATGGCGGGAATTCCTATTTTCTTCCATTAGTTCAAAGGGAATTTAATATGAAATATAGCAATGCTAAAGTAATGATTTTCAACATATTTGGTGAAGAGGAGAAACTGCTATTCAACGTAAATGATCTTCACGCTGGTACAGTAGAAACGTCAAAAATATACGCAATAGATAAGAGAGTAGTGAGGTTAAATAAAATAGAAGAGATAAAAAGTTATGATGTTAGAGATGGAGTATTCGTTTATTATTCAACTAAGGAAGCTAATCAATTCGGAGTACTTAATGATGGAAAACCGATCCGAATTGATGAAGAACTTGGTAAAAAGATCTTAGCTGATACCGTGAATAAGTTAATATGGTTGATATTGAACTTTAAGGTATGA
- a CDS encoding putative metallopeptidase, whose translation MIKYVRSRDGEDLLRDIVIILGLDYINLDRVRVVYSYGAKSKAIARIWAVPKIVIETFNLEPLYVIELVSERFDRLSNEDKIKVMIHEILHIPYKFSGGLRAHGRKVNSREVNKLYKKYIKLKEKRI comes from the coding sequence ATGATAAAGTATGTTAGGTCTCGAGACGGTGAAGATTTGTTAAGAGATATTGTTATTATTCTCGGATTAGACTACATTAATTTAGATAGGGTAAGAGTTGTGTACTCCTATGGAGCTAAATCTAAGGCAATAGCTAGAATTTGGGCAGTCCCCAAAATTGTAATTGAGACTTTTAATTTAGAACCCCTCTACGTAATAGAACTAGTTTCAGAAAGATTTGACAGATTATCCAATGAGGATAAAATTAAAGTAATGATTCATGAAATACTTCATATCCCATATAAGTTTAGCGGAGGGTTAAGAGCACATGGAAGAAAAGTGAATAGTAGAGAGGTTAATAAACTATATAAAAAATATATTAAATTAAAAGAAAAGAGGATTTAA
- a CDS encoding PaREP1 family protein — MYEVLDYKADPRSYVYVKVMETLTEGKLALEMLKKGMITNASSKAFITVKAMVSALVIKNFDKIVQSKSEKEKDWYERVGYSAPTTGLIGISYDLEKLGYDVQLIVKTALLLHSFSYNGFDPNFVNYKDKGEVERDILTVVEFIKRNIKKYFEDIWDEKLEDKLKELSY, encoded by the coding sequence ATGTATGAGGTTCTAGATTACAAGGCTGATCCTAGATCTTACGTTTACGTAAAAGTAATGGAGACCCTTACTGAAGGTAAACTAGCTTTAGAAATGCTTAAAAAGGGAATGATAACTAACGCCTCATCTAAAGCCTTTATTACAGTCAAGGCCATGGTTAGCGCACTAGTTATAAAGAACTTTGATAAAATTGTACAATCGAAGTCAGAAAAAGAGAAGGACTGGTATGAGAGAGTGGGATACTCGGCACCAACTACTGGTTTAATAGGAATATCTTATGATCTAGAAAAGCTTGGCTATGATGTGCAATTAATAGTTAAAACTGCACTTCTCCTTCATTCCTTCTCATATAACGGCTTTGATCCCAATTTTGTAAATTATAAGGATAAAGGAGAAGTAGAAAGAGATATACTCACTGTAGTGGAGTTCATAAAGCGTAATATTAAAAAATACTTTGAAGATATTTGGGACGAAAAATTAGAAGATAAGCTGAAGGAGCTTAGCTATTGA
- a CDS encoding IS110 family RNA-guided transposase, whose protein sequence is MELKVTNKAFAIDISQSKLTAAKGELVVEQEKSAVYVKEVKEFNHDNEGIEELIKFLGEYKEGIIEATGIYYFYLHEKLTEKGYKVTVINPLHLTEILGKKTDKLDAQRLLVAHMTGVIKGSYIPTGEIMELRELTRYRESLVEKTTQVKNEIRKILEFAGYKIQPFDKKGRKLLEKLVKGEGLSKEEKEELKEKLGRNLNDAEKLALKQLVELLKNLEKMIKEVEDMIISKIPKPVIELSKIPGIGLISAATIYAEFGDVSRFSSSKAARAYASFAPKTKQSGDSESHSGMIRGNKYLRRALYLVAKVARGLEPFKGYYERLIARGKSVTQATCALAGKLASICYHVIKDGVYKGVVKKSFRIPRGKEVNVKDFDVGDALDSLSP, encoded by the coding sequence ATGGAATTAAAAGTTACAAACAAGGCCTTCGCAATTGATATTTCACAAAGCAAACTAACAGCAGCAAAGGGAGAACTAGTAGTAGAACAAGAAAAATCAGCAGTATACGTCAAGGAGGTAAAGGAATTCAACCACGACAACGAGGGAATAGAGGAACTAATTAAATTCCTAGGAGAATATAAGGAAGGAATAATAGAGGCAACTGGAATATATTACTTCTACCTACACGAAAAACTAACGGAAAAAGGATACAAGGTAACAGTAATAAACCCACTACACCTAACAGAAATACTAGGGAAAAAGACAGACAAACTCGACGCACAAAGGTTACTAGTAGCACACATGACCGGAGTAATCAAGGGATCATACATACCAACAGGAGAAATAATGGAGCTAAGAGAACTAACGAGATATAGGGAAAGCTTAGTAGAGAAGACAACACAAGTAAAGAACGAGATAAGGAAAATATTAGAATTCGCGGGATATAAAATACAACCATTCGACAAGAAGGGAAGAAAACTACTTGAAAAGCTAGTAAAGGGGGAGGGACTAAGCAAGGAAGAGAAGGAGGAACTAAAAGAAAAACTAGGGAGAAACTTAAACGACGCGGAAAAACTAGCGTTAAAACAATTAGTTGAACTGTTAAAAAACTTGGAGAAAATGATTAAGGAGGTTGAGGATATGATAATTTCCAAGATTCCAAAACCAGTAATTGAGTTGAGTAAGATCCCCGGGATTGGTTTGATTAGTGCTGCAACTATTTACGCTGAGTTCGGTGATGTTTCCCGTTTTTCCAGTTCTAAGGCTGCTAGGGCTTATGCAAGCTTTGCACCCAAAACTAAGCAGAGTGGTGATAGCGAGTCTCACTCCGGTATGATTAGGGGTAATAAGTATTTGCGTAGAGCTCTCTACTTGGTTGCCAAGGTTGCTAGGGGTCTTGAGCCTTTTAAAGGGTATTATGAGAGGCTTATTGCTAGGGGGAAGAGTGTTACTCAAGCTACTTGTGCTCTTGCCGGAAAGCTTGCAAGCATTTGTTATCATGTTATAAAGGACGGTGTTTACAAGGGAGTTGTCAAGAAGAGTTTTAGGATTCCTAGGGGTAAGGAAGTTAATGTCAAGGACTTCGACGTGGGAGACGCGCTAGACTCGTTATCCCCATAG
- a CDS encoding IS5 family transposase has protein sequence MGKSKYKRDWSKYDENVITRYELMFPFYVFQHWWELLAEENRNAKKTYKAPKEFNDFLAFLHLFLPYRAIEGVLRALERLKIIPTSLDYSTIWERVRNMNIKFPEANDQLEVIADATGISTNKGGQYIIAKWGKTKDSKFLKIEIVMDKDQFNVINAEVTSNEVQTAVKTVKDLQDKGKKVKKFYGDKAYDANEVYKTGVEVVVPPRENASTRRGHPARRKAVREFKRLGYNRWREDKGYGVRWRIESLFSAVKRTFGESVRATRHYMLTPLTNLWG, from the coding sequence ATGGGAAAGAGTAAGTACAAGAGGGATTGGAGCAAGTACGACGAGAACGTTATAACTAGATACGAGCTAATGTTCCCCTTCTACGTCTTCCAACACTGGTGGGAATTACTAGCAGAAGAGAATAGGAATGCCAAGAAAACCTACAAGGCGCCAAAGGAGTTCAACGACTTCCTAGCGTTCCTGCACTTGTTCCTACCTTATAGGGCCATAGAAGGAGTATTGAGAGCATTAGAAAGACTGAAAATCATCCCAACAAGCCTAGACTACTCAACAATATGGGAAAGAGTAAGAAACATGAACATAAAATTCCCAGAGGCAAATGACCAACTTGAAGTAATAGCAGACGCAACGGGAATAAGCACAAACAAGGGAGGACAATACATTATAGCAAAATGGGGAAAAACCAAGGACTCAAAATTCCTCAAGATCGAAATAGTAATGGATAAGGACCAATTCAACGTAATAAACGCTGAAGTAACCAGCAACGAGGTTCAGACTGCAGTTAAGACGGTTAAGGATTTACAAGATAAGGGAAAGAAGGTCAAGAAGTTTTATGGAGATAAAGCTTATGATGCTAATGAGGTTTACAAGACTGGGGTTGAGGTTGTTGTTCCACCTAGGGAGAACGCTTCTACTAGGCGTGGCCATCCTGCTAGGAGAAAGGCTGTAAGGGAGTTCAAGAGGTTGGGTTATAATCGTTGGAGGGAGGATAAGGGTTATGGTGTTAGGTGGAGGATTGAGTCCTTATTCTCTGCTGTGAAGCGTACTTTTGGGGAATCTGTTAGGGCTACAAGGCACTACATGCTGACGCCTCTAACAAACCTATGGGGATAA
- a CDS encoding ABC transporter permease subunit, with translation MILVTVWAYTGIAALFYLAGFMNIDKTIVEAARLDGTSAFKILYKILIPNSLNSFIIATALLFLFSFRIFDLPYVLSGGTTNIFLQTSELYMYYLFTVEYFSQATAVATIITLVATIIIIPYALTVIRRWIRR, from the coding sequence TTGATCTTGGTCACAGTTTGGGCATATACTGGAATTGCGGCTTTATTCTATTTAGCAGGGTTTATGAACATAGATAAGACAATAGTAGAGGCAGCGAGGTTGGATGGTACCAGTGCTTTCAAAATACTTTACAAGATACTCATTCCTAATTCGCTAAACTCTTTTATTATTGCCACAGCTCTTCTATTCTTATTCTCCTTTAGAATATTTGATCTGCCTTATGTGTTATCTGGTGGTACTACGAATATTTTTCTTCAAACAAGCGAGTTATATATGTATTACCTTTTCACCGTGGAGTATTTCTCTCAAGCTACAGCGGTTGCTACGATAATAACATTAGTTGCTACGATAATTATTATTCCGTATGCCTTGACTGTAATTAGGAGGTGGATAAGAAGATGA
- the glcU gene encoding glucose ABC transporter permease GlcU, which translates to MRPVIKASLHYLALAIISVIWLIPVYAMLINGFKSNFEVLSTPVLVPPTKITFEAYASVLLSLAKPLINSLIIVIPTSFISAFLGAMGAYFFYTLSYSFSRASSAISDVLFSLISLATFIPQEATLLPLTRLMVSMGFLDTYIGIIFALLIFYIPTGALLMSMFITVIPRSLIEAAKMDGTGDLKIFMKIVFPLSMPGFISTLIFIIIQTWNNFFIPLVLVTTPGMKPTSIAVLSYSGAYGTLYNDTFAAGMLASIIPLAIFVFLGRYFIRGLMALGGGGKGV; encoded by the coding sequence ATGAGGCCAGTAATAAAGGCAAGTTTACATTATCTAGCATTAGCAATTATCAGTGTTATATGGCTTATACCAGTTTATGCAATGCTCATAAATGGGTTTAAGAGTAATTTTGAAGTTCTATCTACTCCAGTTTTAGTACCACCTACCAAAATTACGTTCGAAGCTTACGCCTCAGTCCTCTTATCACTAGCTAAACCTCTAATCAATAGTCTAATAATTGTTATTCCTACTTCGTTCATTTCAGCATTCTTAGGTGCCATGGGTGCATATTTCTTCTATACATTATCTTACTCGTTTAGTAGAGCTTCTTCAGCCATAAGTGACGTTTTATTCTCTCTAATATCACTAGCTACATTTATTCCCCAAGAAGCTACACTATTACCGTTGACTAGGCTAATGGTAAGCATGGGATTTTTAGATACTTACATAGGTATAATATTTGCGTTATTGATATTTTATATACCTACTGGAGCTTTATTAATGTCAATGTTTATCACAGTGATTCCGAGGAGTTTAATTGAGGCGGCAAAGATGGATGGGACTGGAGATTTAAAGATATTCATGAAGATAGTGTTTCCACTTTCTATGCCGGGCTTCATTTCAACGTTAATATTTATTATAATACAGACATGGAATAACTTCTTTATCCCGTTAGTGTTAGTAACAACTCCAGGAATGAAACCAACGTCAATAGCTGTATTATCATATAGTGGTGCTTATGGTACTTTATATAATGATACATTCGCGGCTGGAATGCTTGCAAGTATAATACCACTTGCAATATTTGTTTTTCTTGGAAGATACTTTATAAGAGGACTAATGGCATTAGGTGGAGGAGGTAAAGGGGTGTAA
- a CDS encoding ATP-binding cassette domain-containing protein, which translates to MVKIIVKNISKVFKKGKVIALDNVNITIENGERFGILGPSGAGKTTFMRIIAGLDVPSTGELYFDDKLVASNGKLLVPPEDRKIGMVFQTWALYPNLTAFENIAFPLTNMKMSKEEIRKRVEE; encoded by the coding sequence ATGGTTAAGATTATTGTAAAAAACATCTCTAAAGTTTTTAAGAAAGGCAAAGTAATAGCATTGGATAACGTTAATATAACAATTGAAAATGGAGAGAGATTTGGAATATTGGGACCGAGCGGAGCTGGTAAGACAACCTTCATGAGAATAATTGCAGGCTTAGATGTACCTTCTACCGGGGAACTGTACTTCGATGACAAATTAGTTGCTTCAAATGGCAAACTACTAGTACCTCCAGAAGACAGGAAAATCGGGATGGTATTTCAAACTTGGGCTCTATATCCTAATTTAACAGCGTTTGAGAATATTGCGTTTCCTTTAACTAATATGAAGATGAGTAAGGAGGAGATAAGGAAAAGGGTTGAGGAATAG
- a CDS encoding ABC transporter ATP-binding protein, translating into MDIHHVLNHLPRELSGGQQQRVALARALVKDPSLLLLDEPFSNLDARMRDSARALVKEVQSRLGVTLLIVSHDPADIFAIADRVGVLVKGKLVQVGKPEEVYDNPVSIQVASLIGEINELEGKVTNEGVVIGSFRFPVSISNDKVLIGIRPEDVKLSKDVIRDDAWTLVGKGRVKVIGYQGGLFRITITPLNSDDEIFTYSDHPIHSGEEVLVYVKKDKIKVFEKN; encoded by the coding sequence TTGGATATTCATCACGTTTTAAATCACCTTCCTAGGGAATTGTCTGGAGGACAACAACAAAGAGTTGCATTAGCTAGAGCTTTAGTTAAAGATCCATCTTTGCTTTTGCTTGATGAACCATTTAGCAATTTAGATGCCAGGATGAGAGATAGTGCTAGAGCTTTAGTTAAAGAAGTCCAAAGTAGATTAGGAGTAACCTTACTTATCGTCAGTCATGATCCCGCTGATATTTTCGCCATTGCTGATCGGGTAGGGGTATTGGTTAAAGGCAAATTGGTTCAAGTGGGTAAGCCTGAAGAGGTATATGATAATCCAGTATCAATTCAAGTTGCTAGTCTCATAGGTGAAATTAATGAACTGGAGGGAAAGGTGACTAATGAGGGAGTAGTTATAGGCAGTTTCAGATTTCCAGTTAGTATCTCTAATGATAAAGTGCTAATTGGTATTAGACCAGAAGATGTGAAGTTATCGAAAGATGTCATTAGGGATGACGCTTGGACTTTAGTGGGAAAGGGGAGGGTCAAAGTTATAGGCTATCAGGGAGGTTTATTTAGGATAACTATAACTCCGTTAAATTCGGATGATGAAATATTCACGTATTCTGATCATCCGATACATTCTGGTGAGGAGGTATTAGTGTATGTAAAAAAAGATAAAATAAAAGTTTTTGAAAAAAATTAA
- a CDS encoding MFS transporter, with product MEPEKFTWDSGKAIISQFIGFLLDSYDLTMILSIAPVLAKVILPPASPLIATFNIILSYSLTIIFRPLGSAIFGNLGDKIGRRADLIITVLGLGITSALTSALPTYAQAGILSFALFVLIRVAVGIFAGGEYSAGHPFAMEWTPYKWRGFVSGLVQGGFSFGAALAAVVEGIFIGIYGVSGVVEFAWRYVFLTAVIPAFIALAVRLAMKETPVFEDVKKKNLIRRTPLVDLFKPPYRRDFFQVMAYMTGMFFFAYSLFAFVPTILEHSPSIFGLGEANYIYSIGTYAAFAGAVMFGTLSQYVGRRRLTIIWSIITFIIAIPIYYGLITAAIAGNAITAMLFSIIIGIITQGPWGIIPIYLSERFKASMRASGVGFGYSSGIFIGGWFSIYVPLMHNYLFKSLDTPNNIWFSTAVLLMIGALIVGIAQYFGPETLGTKLAEEPQKTIE from the coding sequence ATGGAGCCAGAAAAGTTCACGTGGGATTCAGGTAAGGCAATAATATCCCAATTTATAGGATTCCTTCTAGATTCCTATGATTTGACAATGATTTTAAGCATAGCTCCAGTGTTAGCTAAGGTAATTCTACCACCTGCAAGCCCACTAATTGCGACATTTAATATCATTCTTTCCTACTCCCTGACAATAATATTCAGACCCTTAGGTTCAGCAATATTTGGAAATTTAGGAGATAAGATAGGTAGGAGAGCTGACTTAATAATTACGGTATTGGGTTTAGGAATTACTAGTGCACTTACTTCGGCATTGCCAACTTATGCCCAAGCTGGAATTCTCTCATTCGCTCTATTCGTTTTAATAAGAGTTGCGGTAGGCATTTTCGCGGGTGGAGAATACTCAGCTGGTCATCCATTTGCTATGGAATGGACACCATATAAATGGAGAGGGTTTGTTAGTGGATTAGTTCAAGGTGGTTTCTCATTTGGCGCAGCCTTGGCTGCTGTGGTAGAGGGCATCTTCATAGGAATTTATGGTGTATCTGGTGTTGTGGAGTTTGCGTGGAGATATGTGTTTTTAACTGCTGTAATACCAGCTTTCATAGCCTTAGCAGTAAGACTCGCTATGAAAGAAACACCAGTTTTTGAAGATGTTAAAAAGAAGAACCTAATCAGAAGGACACCATTAGTGGATTTGTTTAAACCACCTTATAGAAGAGATTTCTTTCAAGTCATGGCATATATGACGGGGATGTTCTTCTTCGCTTATTCTTTATTTGCATTTGTACCTACTATTTTAGAACATAGTCCATCAATATTTGGCCTTGGAGAGGCAAACTACATATACAGCATTGGTACTTACGCTGCATTCGCTGGTGCAGTAATGTTCGGTACCTTATCCCAGTATGTTGGAAGAAGAAGGTTAACAATAATATGGAGTATAATCACCTTTATCATTGCAATACCAATTTATTATGGGCTTATTACTGCAGCAATTGCGGGTAACGCTATAACTGCTATGTTATTTTCAATTATCATCGGTATAATAACACAAGGACCTTGGGGAATAATACCAATCTACTTATCTGAAAGATTTAAAGCATCAATGAGGGCTTCTGGAGTGGGTTTCGGCTATTCCTCTGGAATTTTCATAGGTGGTTGGTTCAGTATATATGTGCCTCTAATGCATAACTACTTGTTTAAGTCATTAGATACACCGAATAACATATGGTTCTCTACGGCAGTATTATTGATGATTGGAGCTTTAATAGTTGGTATTGCACAGTACTTCGGACCAGAAACACTAGGAACTAAATTGGCTGAAGAACCACAAAAAACCATAGAATAA
- a CDS encoding MFS transporter, with protein MKEINRIAIIGGVRSFSGSIIWPFIGFALYKVYGFSLDTISIFYLIQALLNVIASIGGGIVVDYIGRRNAMVLSTIVSSLALFTAYLVNLPIPIAGLILLQTFFNTIYNISSTAIVGDIYKRADLVKAFSRQRVGINAGWALGPLIGGYIFTFYGFKTLLLVSSLIAIIPIPLVRLLPEFKGGGNILNFNVNNQFILFLISTFLTFVLVGQLGFGLLTYYNAQLHFTEFQVSILFAINGIMIVALQDLVGRLISKRLWLIVIGTLIYASGYFGVAFITNFLVASIDIVIITIAEMIVTPLSQAIANSLTNQSSRGRQIGLYSMVTGIGRVSGSSLIGELMNYYLYTPVILWGIMSSFGLVSATIYLYQIKIKRIKI; from the coding sequence ATGAAAGAGATAAATAGAATAGCGATTATAGGAGGAGTAAGGTCTTTTAGTGGTTCCATAATTTGGCCGTTTATCGGATTTGCATTATATAAAGTTTATGGATTCTCGCTAGATACTATTTCGATATTTTATTTAATCCAAGCGCTTTTAAATGTTATTGCGTCAATCGGTGGGGGAATAGTAGTTGACTATATTGGGAGGAGAAATGCAATGGTTCTTTCCACGATTGTTTCCTCATTGGCTCTATTTACGGCGTATCTAGTCAATCTCCCTATACCTATAGCGGGATTGATTTTATTACAAACATTCTTTAATACTATATACAATATATCTTCTACTGCAATAGTCGGGGATATCTACAAAAGGGCTGATTTAGTTAAGGCGTTTAGTAGGCAAAGGGTCGGAATTAATGCGGGATGGGCTTTAGGGCCCTTAATTGGTGGATATATTTTCACATTCTATGGATTTAAGACGCTATTACTGGTATCAAGTCTGATTGCGATCATCCCAATACCTCTAGTAAGATTATTACCGGAATTTAAGGGTGGGGGAAATATTTTAAATTTTAATGTTAACAACCAATTTATTCTCTTCCTAATTTCTACCTTCCTTACTTTCGTGTTGGTTGGTCAGTTGGGATTCGGTTTACTAACGTATTATAATGCCCAACTTCATTTCACAGAATTTCAGGTCAGTATATTATTTGCCATAAATGGAATTATGATAGTAGCGTTACAAGATCTGGTTGGGAGACTTATAAGTAAGAGGCTGTGGTTAATCGTGATTGGGACGTTAATTTACGCCTCTGGATATTTCGGAGTTGCATTCATCACTAACTTTCTAGTGGCATCCATTGATATTGTGATTATAACAATTGCTGAAATGATAGTGACACCACTATCACAAGCCATTGCTAATTCTTTAACAAATCAGAGTTCTAGGGGGAGACAAATTGGATTATATAGTATGGTTACTGGAATTGGCAGGGTATCGGGATCATCGTTAATAGGTGAGCTTATGAACTATTATTTATATACTCCCGTCATTTTATGGGGAATAATGAGTTCCTTCGGTCTTGTTTCCGCAACTATTTATTTGTATCAAATAAAAATAAAAAGGATAAAAATTTAA